AACGACAAAACCCGCATGGCATCGGGCGTTACCGACGTTACGGTAATCCTCACCTTCGACCCACCCTGGGATAAGGACATGATGTCGGAAGAGGCAAAGCTGGAGCTTGGCTTTCTGTAAAATACAAAAGAAAAGAGGAGCTATCTCCTCTTTTACTTTTTCTTCTCGTTTAGGAATATGCTATCCAGCACCGACGGAACGCCATCATTGGGAGCAGGAGCTATACCCAGCGCCTTGCAAACAATGTTGTAAACGTTTAGATTCTCGAACGAAGGCGCCTTGTACCCCTTCTTGAACATTGGACCGCAAGCGTAGAATATCCCTTGCATATCTTTATACTCCGGATCGTAGCCATGGGTTCCCTTAATGTAGCTATCTGCCGGTTGGTTCCTATTCATCTTCCACGTTACGCTCCAAAGGCTGTCTGCAACCACAACAAAGTCTAGCGTGCGCGGATTTTTCCCATAGTTAAGGCGCGCCGGCACCTCCGAGCTTCGCCAAGCCTTTATGTGAGGCAACCGCTTTAGCGCATTATACACCGAGTCGGTATACTGAGGTTTTGCCTTAATGTTCATAGCTGGATTATCGGCCTGCACCTGAGTAACCCAATCTTTTTTGATGGCCGTAGAGAGTTCCACCACCCTATCCTTCGATATTGGAGCCATCCCGTGATCCGAAACAATAATCAGATTCACCTTAGCGCCACTAGGTACGCCTGCCAATTTCATCCTAAGCACCCCAATAAGGCTGTCCAGCGATTCCACCGCTGCTTTTGTCTGCTCCGATATGGGTCCGTTGCGATGGCTAATGGCATCAGGCTCCTGGAAGTAGAGTAAAACAAGATGCGGACGACTAGAAGCTGGAAGCTTAAGCCAGCTAACCACGCTATCAACCCTATCCGAAAAGGGAACAGCGCCATCATAGGGCTTCCAAATCGATGGCAGCTTTCCGTTTATCGGAATTTCGCTTCCCACCCAAAAGAACGACGCGGCCTTAACGCCTTGCCGCTCCGCCGTATTCCACACAGGCTCTCCTCCGTAGAATTTTGGGTCGTACTTAGCCTTTTGGTTACCCAACGAGAACGATTCGTCGAACTCTGGCGCGTAAAACGAGTTGTTCACAATTCCATGATGGTCGGGATAAAGCCCCGTAGCCATGCTATAATGATTCGGAAAAGTCTTTGAAGGAAAGCATGGGATAAGCGACTCGGCGCTCACCCCTTCCTTTGCCATTTTATCGAGGTTTGGGGTATGGTATATCCTCGAATAATCCCATCGGAAGGCGTCCATAGAAACCAGCACTACGTACTGATCCTGAGCAATAACAACAACAGCAAAAAGTAAACCTAAAGTAAAGAGTATAGCTTTCTTCATGATATGCCAATTTGAAGCCAAGGTATAAATTTTTCGGGTTTATGATTTCCCGTTGCCACACCAAAAAACAAAGGGAGCATCCAAACTAGAGGATGCTCCCAATTATCTTTTGCTGCTATATAAATACTACCTTGTACGAAAGAAACTAACCCTACATTGGTCTCTATAACAGCCAGTACATTATTTTGATGCTTTAGAAAGCGCCTTTTCGAGCTCCTTAAGGTTACGTTGAGCATCTTTAAGTAGATCCGCTGCTGGTCCTTTTTTCTCCTTACCCTTATCAACATTCTTCAATCCGGTCTGGATCTTCTTATCAGCAGCCTTATACTTATTTTCTATTTCCTTAAGGTCTGCCTTATACTTGTTTTCCAAAGCCTTTTTGTCGTTTTTGGCAGCAGCAACGTCATCCTTATCCTTGCTCTTAAGCTGCTTCTCGATTGGTTCAATTTCGTTGTCAAAAGCTTTCATCAGCGCTTTTTCGTCAGCTTGCGCTTCTTTAGTCTCCTGCTTCCCTTCTTTCTCCATCTCCTTACCAACAGTAATAAGGCTGTCGGCTTGGTTAACTTTAGCCTGAGCCTTTTCTACTTTCTCTTCTGCTATCTTAATTTTATTCTCAAGTTGAGTTGCCTTGTCAACTTTTTGGGCATTAGCCGATAGCGAAAGCGATACAATAGCCAAGATAGCAACAGCTAGAGTCGCCACTCTTGAGGTTAGAGTCTTCATCATAGTATAAATAAGTGCTTGATTAATCTGGCGCAAATTAGAAAAAAAGGATACTCCATTACTATCCGATTTGAAAAAAAAGAGACTCCCCATTTCTTTTAACAATCCCATCCAAGATCAACCCATTTTACAGTTCCATGTTTTTCACATCTTCCAAACTAATAAGCTTGTTTACAATAGCATAAATAGTCAAACCAGATATTGACTTAATTCCAAGTTTACGGGCAATATTCTTTCGATGGGTGATCACCGTATGGGGCGAGATAAAGTTTTTGTCGGCAATCTCCTTGCTGGAAAGTCCCAAGGCAATATCACGAATAATATCACGCTCACGACTAGTAACCTCATCCGAGCCATCGCTTCCGAGCGCATCCTTTCGCGCTGCTAAAAACGATCTGATTGTCTCCTTAAGCCGACCAATTGACCATTGAGACGAGATATAGCCAATGCCTTCTGGAAAACCATCTGCGACTATGTCGTGATCTCCCACAACCAGAATTTCATCGTTGCCCAAAACGTTTTTACCTAATGCATCTTGCTGCTCCAGCTGCTTGAATAGCGAATGATCCAAAATGAGCATATCAACACCATGCTTACAAGCAGCGTAAAAGGCACCTTCACTGGCAGGCTTCAAAACCACCTTCACATTAGCCTCGATATCTTCCACAATGCCCTTTATCCCATGCTGAACTATCTCTGGATACACCAGTATTGCGACTGTCAGGTTCATTGCTTCTTTTTCTTTAGATCGGCTTCAAGCTTTACTACCTTTGGAATGAGCACGAGCTCTTCGATACGCGAATGGTCGTCGAGGTCGTTGTTTAAATGAAAGAGTTTTTCTAAAATTTGAAATGCCAAAACACTATCCTCAGCTTGAGGAACATGCCTTACAATTAAATTTTTAAGGTCGTTGAGTTTCTCCTCTATATTATTATGCTCGGTAATGAAGTCGTGAATGGTGTACTCCCTAAACTGGCGTGCCATCTCCTCCGAAATATCATCACCCTTGTGCGCACGCTCTACAGCAAGAGCGTAAGGAAACATGTACTCATCCTCGGTAGCAAAATGCTTCTCCATTTCGCTGCTGTACTCTTCGAAGAAGTTTCGCAAAAGCCCCTTGTATGGCGTCAAAGCCGACTCTGCGGCATATCGTTCAAAGAGTAAAGCCAGTTCAGGAAGCTGTTCAACAAGAAAAACCTTATGCGAACGCCTAAGGTAGTCGACAATCTCAACCACCGAAAATGTCTTCAAATGTTGCTCTGGCAAATAGGCAGAATCGTTGTAGGCATTAAGGATTGCAACCACAAAATCGGAATTAAGCGCATGTTTTAGGGCAACCTCTTCCACCGTGGCATCACCAAAACCAAGGGTCATTCCTGCCTTATGAATTACAGATAGCAGATGATGATTAAGATCTATCACCTCTGCCATTTTTGTTGTTTTCGCAATCATAGAATAGATTATATTATATAAGCACAGATTCGCTACCTCTCCAAACAAGTCTACCTGATAATAGTTTAGCGAACTTCAGCGTAGACCGAAAATATACCATGATTATAAATAAAAAAGCCTTGAGGTAATACCCCAAGGCTAAATATTTATTGAATTGTTGATAGGAACTACTACATCATTCCGCCCATGCCACCCATGCCTGGGTTCATCATTGGAGCAGGATTTTCCTCCTTCTTATCAGCAAGAACGCACTCAGTAGTTAGGAACATACCTGCAACAGAAGCTGCATTTTCAAGAGCCACGCGCGACACCTTAGTTGGGTCGATAACGCCAGCTTCGAAAAGGTTTTCGAACTTGTCAAGACGAGCGTTGTAGCCATAGTCGCCAGTACCTTCCTTAACCTTTTGAACGATTACGCTGCCCTCGCCACCTGCATTTTCAACAATCTGACGAAGTGGTTCCTCGATAGCACGCTTAACGATTTGGACACCGATGGTTTCATCCTCGTTGTCGCCCTTAAGGTTTTCAAGAGCCTCAATCGAACGGATGTAGGCAATACCACCACCAGGAACAACACCTTCCTCAACAGCAGCACGAGTTGCGCTAAGAGCATCGTCAACACGATCCTTCTTCTCCTTCATCTCTACTTCCGAAGCAGCACCTACGTAAAGTACGGCAACACCACCGGCAAGCTTAGCAAGACGCTCTTGTAGCTTTTCCTTATCGTAGTCCGAGGTAGAAATCTCGATTTGCTTGCGGATAGCAGCAACACGTCCATCGATTGCTTCCTTAGCACCAGCACCGTTTACAACAGTTGTGTTTTCCTTGTTGATAGAGATCTTCTCGGCACGTCCTAGCATATCTAGGGTTGCACCATCAAGACGAAGACCCTTATCTTCTGAGATTACGGTACCGCCAGTTAGGATGGCAATATCTTCGAGCATTTCCTTACGACGATCGCCAAAGCCTGGAGCCTTAACAGCAGCAATCTTAAGCGCACCGCGAAGCTTATTAACAACAAGAGTTGCTAGAGCTTCACCATCTACATCCTCTGCAATGATAAGAAGTGCACGTCCTTGTTGAGCAACTGGCTCAAGAACTGGAAGAAGATCCTTCATGGTAGAAATCTTCTTGTCGGTTAGAAG
This window of the uncultured Acetobacteroides sp. genome carries:
- a CDS encoding hemerythrin domain-containing protein — its product is MIAKTTKMAEVIDLNHHLLSVIHKAGMTLGFGDATVEEVALKHALNSDFVVAILNAYNDSAYLPEQHLKTFSVVEIVDYLRRSHKVFLVEQLPELALLFERYAAESALTPYKGLLRNFFEEYSSEMEKHFATEDEYMFPYALAVERAHKGDDISEEMARQFREYTIHDFITEHNNIEEKLNDLKNLIVRHVPQAEDSVLAFQILEKLFHLNNDLDDHSRIEELVLIPKVVKLEADLKKKKQ
- the groL gene encoding chaperonin GroEL (60 kDa chaperone family; promotes refolding of misfolded polypeptides especially under stressful conditions; forms two stacked rings of heptamers to form a barrel-shaped 14mer; ends can be capped by GroES; misfolded proteins enter the barrel where they are refolded when GroES binds), giving the protein MAKDIKFNIEARDQLKAGVDKLANAVKVTLGPKGRNVVIDKKFGSPQITKDGVTVAKEIELSDAFENMGAQMVKEVASKTADMAGDGTTTATVLAQSIISVGIKNVTAGANPMDLKRGIDKAVAAVVANLKAQSVEVGDNIKKIEEVATISANNDNTIGSLIAEAMGKVKKEGVITVEEAKGTDTTVEVVEGMQFDRGYISPYFITDSEKMEVALENPYILLTDKKISTMKDLLPVLEPVAQQGRALLIIAEDVDGEALATLVVNKLRGALKIAAVKAPGFGDRRKEMLEDIAILTGGTVISEDKGLRLDGATLDMLGRAEKISINKENTTVVNGAGAKEAIDGRVAAIRKQIEISTSDYDKEKLQERLAKLAGGVAVLYVGAASEVEMKEKKDRVDDALSATRAAVEEGVVPGGGIAYIRSIEALENLKGDNEDETIGVQIVKRAIEEPLRQIVENAGGEGSVIVQKVKEGTGDYGYNARLDKFENLFEAGVIDPTKVSRVALENAASVAGMFLTTECVLADKKEENPAPMMNPGMGGMGGMM
- a CDS encoding ectonucleotide pyrophosphatase/phosphodiesterase produces the protein MKKAILFTLGLLFAVVVIAQDQYVVLVSMDAFRWDYSRIYHTPNLDKMAKEGVSAESLIPCFPSKTFPNHYSMATGLYPDHHGIVNNSFYAPEFDESFSLGNQKAKYDPKFYGGEPVWNTAERQGVKAASFFWVGSEIPINGKLPSIWKPYDGAVPFSDRVDSVVSWLKLPASSRPHLVLLYFQEPDAISHRNGPISEQTKAAVESLDSLIGVLRMKLAGVPSGAKVNLIIVSDHGMAPISKDRVVELSTAIKKDWVTQVQADNPAMNIKAKPQYTDSVYNALKRLPHIKAWRSSEVPARLNYGKNPRTLDFVVVADSLWSVTWKMNRNQPADSYIKGTHGYDPEYKDMQGIFYACGPMFKKGYKAPSFENLNVYNIVCKALGIAPAPNDGVPSVLDSIFLNEKKK
- a CDS encoding LuxR C-terminal-related transcriptional regulator is translated as MNLTVAILVYPEIVQHGIKGIVEDIEANVKVVLKPASEGAFYAACKHGVDMLILDHSLFKQLEQQDALGKNVLGNDEILVVGDHDIVADGFPEGIGYISSQWSIGRLKETIRSFLAARKDALGSDGSDEVTSRERDIIRDIALGLSSKEIADKNFISPHTVITHRKNIARKLGIKSISGLTIYAIVNKLISLEDVKNMEL